Genomic DNA from Pseudomonas fluorescens:
TTCATAGGTTTGCGAGAACAGCCCGATCAGGTTGGCGATTTTACTGTCCGGATCAGCGCCTTCGAAGCCTTGGTCAATGCCCCGCAACACAGCGTTGTCCTGCGCCTCTATCCGCGCCTGGAATAAACTGGCCAGTTGCTCGCTGGCCTGGTGCGCCGCGTCCAGTTGCTGTGCTTGGCTCAACGGCGATAGGCCGGCGACGAAGTCTGCGGTCAATTCGCTGACCCGGTGACAGTCCGTCGGGCAGAAACCCAGCAACGCCGCGACCACGCTGGCCGGCCCGATGAACTGGGCCTGGTGCAGGCCTTCGGCGCCCCCTTGGAGAACGCGGGCCCTGACCAGTGCCTCGACCTGCCGGGGGGCGATGTCCTGCAACCGCGGCGCAATCGCCGCCCTCGGGCAACGCTGCTGTTCCCCTTCGTTCATGCGCATCAGGAGCCCGAACACCCGCCCCGCCGGCCCCTCGGCGATGGCCTTTGGCACCGGCTCGTGGGCCGGACGCACATGGCAATCGGGATGGTGCAGCACCGCGCACACGGCCTCGGCGCTGCTGGCGATCCACTGGTTCAGTTCGGGATCGAAGGCCAGCCCGCCGGCAGCGCGCAGGGCGGCATAAAAAGGATAGGGGGCGGAATGTGTCGCGGCGGTGATCGGGTCCATGAAGCGCGGCCTTGTTCGTGATGGAGAAAGTGTTGCTACTATCTCCAGTCGATGCATGGCTTGATTCGTCGGGGAGCGAAATATGAACGCAGAGCACCATGACCTGGGCGTGTCCCAAGTGGCGGCGGCCATTGCCGAACCGGCGCGCACCCGGATGCTGTGCGCGTTGATGGATGGCCATGCCCGCACCAGCACCGAATTGGCGAGCATTGCCGAGGTCAGCGCCTCGACCGCCAGCGCCCATCTGGCGAAACTCAAGCAAATGGCCTTGGTGCGCTTGCATGTCCAGGGCCGTCATCGTTATTACAGCCTGGCCGACCCGCGCGTCGCCCAGGCACTGGAGGCACTGATGGTGATCGGCCAGAGCGCCGCACCGACCTTCACCCCGCGCACACCGGATCGCCTGCAATTTGCCCGCACCTGTTACGACCATATGGCCGGCACTCTGGCGGTGCGCCTGCATGACCGGATGATTGAGGCTGGATGGCTGATAGAGGTGGAAGGCGATGGCTATCGGCTGAGTGATTCCGGCGAGGCGGTGCTCGAGGGCTTGGGCATCGATGTCCTGCACCTTGCCACGCAACGCCGTCGATTCGCCTGCCCCTGCCTGGATTGGAGCATGCGCCGCCCCCACCTGGGCGGTGCCTTGGGCGCGGCGTTGCTGCAAGTGGCGATCAAGCGCAAATGGGTGATCCAGGACCTGGACAGTCGGGCGCTGGGGGTGACGGCCAGTGGTCGCCGGGAGATGGCGGGGCGGTTTGGGGTCAGTGCCGAAATCGATGCCAAGCCCGCCTCCGTCATCGCGAGCAAGCTCGCTCCCACAGTGGGCCTGCGCTGAACACAAGACCCATGAACACCCAAGATCCCGGGGGGCAGCGAGCTTGCTCGCGATAGCCGTTTCAGCACCACCCACATCATCCAGCCATATGCCGGCGCCGATACTCGTCCGGCGTGGTGCCCATCATTTTGCGGAACATGCTGATGAACGCCGAGGCGCTGCTGTAGCCCAGGTCCAGGCCGATGGTTTCCACGCTCTGGCCACGTTCGAGCAGGGCCAGGGCCTCGATGACTTTGAGACGTTGGCGCCATTCCACCAGTGACATGCCCAGGTCCCGCTGGGCCCGGCGCATCAGCGTGCGCTCGGTGGTGTTGGCGGCGCGGGCCAGTTGCGGCAAGGAGCGCGGGTCGCCGGGGTTCGCTTCCAAGGCCCGCAGCACGGGGCCCAGCAATGGATCGTCCGAGGAGGGCAGGTAGCTGCCGACATGGGGGGCCTGCGCCAGCTTGTCCACCAACACCTGCAGCAAGCGCTGCTGCTCGGGCGTCTGCGGTTGGCTCGGTGGATCGCTGCGCAGCTCTTCCAGCAGGGCACGGATCAGCGGGCTCAAGGTCAGCGCGCAGGGTACGGCCGGCAACGCGTCGCACAGTTCGGCGGCCAGGTACAACGAACAATGGCAGGCCTCATGCCGATTGAAGCCAACGTGTTCCATGTCCGGTGGCAACCAGATGCCGTACTGCGGTGGCGCCAGGTAATGGTGTTGGGCGATCTCGATTTCCATCACGCCACTGTAGGAGTAGACGAACTCACCCCAGGCATGTCGGTGCCGGGGGTAAGTGGCATGGGCCGGCATGCAGGCGCTGCGAAAGAAAATCGGCGAGGGCAGGACCGCTTCGAACGGAGGAATCTTCAGATGTTGGGCTGGAGGCTGCATATCGACCGCAATGGCGGATTACCGGGATGGCTTGTCGGGTAATCACTATATCCAGCAAAGGTGTCAGGTAGACAATCCTTTCCATCTCTTTCTGTCCAAGGACCGTTCCCATGACCACCCGCCGCGCCCTGGATGGCCAGGTCTGCGCCCTGATGACTGGCCTCTGTGCCATTTGGGGTTTCCAGCAAGTCGCGATCAAGGCCGGCGCCGCCGACATGGCGCCGATGCTGCAACTGGGCGTGCGCTCCGCCATCGCTGCGGTATTGGTCTGGTTGTTGGTGCTGGTGCGCGGTGAACGCCTGTCCCTGGCCGATGGCAGTTGGCGTCCGGGCATGCTGGTGGGATTGTTGTTTGCCTTGGAGTTCGTGATGGTGGGCGAAGGCCTGCGGCATACGACGGCTTCGCACATGGTGATTTTCCTTTACACCGCGCCGATGTTCGCCGCCCTCGGCTTGCACTGGAAACTGCCGAGCGAACGCCTCAAGCCGGCGCAATGGCTGGGCATTGCCGTTGCCTTCGGCGGGATCGTGGTGGCTTTCAGTGGGGGCTCGGGCGCGGCGGACGGCAGTTCGTTGCTCGGTGACGGCATGGGCTTGCTGGCCGGTGCGCTGTGGGGCGCAACCACGGTGACGGTACGCTGTTCGCGGTTGACGAATCTGCCGGCCAGCCAGACGCTGCTTTACCAACTGGTGGGCGCCGGGATGCTGCTGATCGGAATGTCGGTAGCTCTGGGGCAAACGACGATCAACCCTACGCCACAACTCATTGCCAGCATGGCGTTCCAGGTGTTGCTGGTATCCTTCGCCAGCTTCCTGATCTGGTTCTCCCTGCTGCGCCACTACCTCGCTTCGCAACTGGGTGTGCTGTCGTTCATGACGCCGCTGTTTGGCATCGGTTTTGGCGTCTGGTTGCTGGATGAG
This window encodes:
- a CDS encoding cytochrome P450, which gives rise to MDPITAATHSAPYPFYAALRAAGGLAFDPELNQWIASSAEAVCAVLHHPDCHVRPAHEPVPKAIAEGPAGRVFGLLMRMNEGEQQRCPRAAIAPRLQDIAPRQVEALVRARVLQGGAEGLHQAQFIGPASVVAALLGFCPTDCHRVSELTADFVAGLSPLSQAQQLDAAHQASEQLASLFQARIEAQDNAVLRGIDQGFEGADPDSKIANLIGLFSQTYEATAGLIGNALLALIGDPALRRTLREAPTQVDSLLAEVQRFDPPVQNTRRFVAAPCEILGTALNPGEVVLVLLASANRDPQLNPRPDTLLLDRPNRRSFSFGSGRHECPGQTLAMDIARATLAAIIEQQPPLDQLAWRYRPSVNGRIPLFSERSRTDRP
- a CDS encoding AraC family transcriptional regulator: MQPPAQHLKIPPFEAVLPSPIFFRSACMPAHATYPRHRHAWGEFVYSYSGVMEIEIAQHHYLAPPQYGIWLPPDMEHVGFNRHEACHCSLYLAAELCDALPAVPCALTLSPLIRALLEELRSDPPSQPQTPEQQRLLQVLVDKLAQAPHVGSYLPSSDDPLLGPVLRALEANPGDPRSLPQLARAANTTERTLMRRAQRDLGMSLVEWRQRLKVIEALALLERGQSVETIGLDLGYSSASAFISMFRKMMGTTPDEYRRRHMAG
- a CDS encoding DMT family transporter, whose amino-acid sequence is MTTRRALDGQVCALMTGLCAIWGFQQVAIKAGAADMAPMLQLGVRSAIAAVLVWLLVLVRGERLSLADGSWRPGMLVGLLFALEFVMVGEGLRHTTASHMVIFLYTAPMFAALGLHWKLPSERLKPAQWLGIAVAFGGIVVAFSGGSGAADGSSLLGDGMGLLAGALWGATTVTVRCSRLTNLPASQTLLYQLVGAGMLLIGMSVALGQTTINPTPQLIASMAFQVLLVSFASFLIWFSLLRHYLASQLGVLSFMTPLFGIGFGVWLLDEPLEPNFIVGAVLVLGGILLVSGYGWFRQRWGRWPVLRRE
- a CDS encoding ArsR/SmtB family transcription factor; this translates as MNAEHHDLGVSQVAAAIAEPARTRMLCALMDGHARTSTELASIAEVSASTASAHLAKLKQMALVRLHVQGRHRYYSLADPRVAQALEALMVIGQSAAPTFTPRTPDRLQFARTCYDHMAGTLAVRLHDRMIEAGWLIEVEGDGYRLSDSGEAVLEGLGIDVLHLATQRRRFACPCLDWSMRRPHLGGALGAALLQVAIKRKWVIQDLDSRALGVTASGRREMAGRFGVSAEIDAKPASVIASKLAPTVGLR